A genomic segment from Vidua macroura isolate BioBank_ID:100142 chromosome Z, ASM2450914v1, whole genome shotgun sequence encodes:
- the LOC128822411 gene encoding 3'-5' RNA helicase YTHDC2-like, producing MSRHRRVLRRQPGGAAGDWAAGAAGRARAEALREVGVDEVVEMAVQLALERFRSGDEAEMEFPSSFTSTERAFVHRLCQSLGLVSKSKG from the exons ATGTCGCGACACAGGCGGGTTCTGCGGCGgcagcccggcggggctgcgggggactgggctgccggcgccgcggggcgcGCCCGGGCCGAGGCCCTCAGGGAGGTCGGCGTGGACGAGGTGGTGGAAATGGCGGTGCAGCTCGCCCTGGAGCGGTTCCGGAGCGGGGACGAGGCGG AGATGGAATTTCCTTCTAGTTTCACTAGTACTGAAAGAGCATTTGTTCACCGTCTCTGTCAGTCTCTTGGACTGGTATCTAAAAGCAAAGGGTGA